A region from the Acetomicrobium sp. S15 = DSM 107314 genome encodes:
- a CDS encoding 2Fe-2S iron-sulfur cluster-binding protein, producing VISIPRGYSAALVWAPAAIGKCSSCFMVVDGMPNVRTCITPLREGMQVETHHA from the coding sequence GTCATTTCGATACCGAGGGGTTATAGCGCAGCGCTCGTATGGGCTCCGGCTGCCATAGGGAAGTGCTCCTCCTGTTTTATGGTTGTAGATGGCATGCCAAACGTCAGGACCTGCATCACGCCCCTACGTGAGGGGATGCAAGTGGAAACTCACC